CAGGAGATTCGCTACATTTGATGCAAAGCCTCAACTGCTGGAGTCACGTGATTATATGAGACTCTCAGCTTCCATGACAACAAGAAGTAAGTTTCTGGCATTCATGGTTATTCAGGAAAGAAAAAATGTGACCCAAATGCATCCTAAAGATTGAAAACCCAGAAGGTGAATAAACAGAAtccaaatttattattattattattaaaaatcatGGTTTTGGAACCAATCTCTCGATttttgggggtcctgactcaagaTTTTTGCACTTTGGAGGTTCATAATACTGAAATTAAAACTGTTCTGTTTGCAACACATTTGTGACCTCTTGATAACCCTCTTATTTTCCATGtaaagtttaaataaataaaattaaactgaGTTGTGGAGTTTTATTTTTGATAAATCTGGGAATTAAAGCAGCAGccatttctgtattattattagagctggtccAGATTTTCCAAAGGAATATTtttgctgattttcttttttcaaaacaaatacatttgtaCAACAAATTATTGATATTGTCAAAATTCTTATCCCCCCCCCTAAAATATGGttgtatttgattttattttcaaaaattgtaTCCAAAAATGTGTTGACATCTTTTCTTTCATGAACAATCATTTTGATTGTGTTTTTATAACAATCTTTTGGGAGAAAACACAAATGGACCcgttaaaaaaatgtttgttggggtgtgatttttttcaatctccctcccaaacaacacttccttatgtactttctttacaccagtcatgattttatagacctcaatcatatctccccttagccatcgcttttccaagctgaaaagtcccagtcttattaatctctcctcatatggaagctgttccatacccctaatcatttttgttgcccttttctgaaccttttccaagtccaagatatcttttttgagatggggcgatcacatctgcacgcagtattcaaggtgtgggtgtccCCTGGATTTCtagagaggcaacatgatattttctgtcctattatctatccctttcttaatgattcccagcactctgtttgcttttctgactgccgctgcacattgagtggatgttttcagagaactatccacaatgactccaggatctctttgCACTCTTTGATCACATGCACTGCAGTAGCCCCTCCCTTCCGAGGACAACGTTGTGGTGGACTCTGCTTCCCTGTGACCCTGTGTGTGCTGTGCTGTATAAAGATGGTCTGATGGTTAGGGGGCTAGGCTGGGAATTGGGGGATCTAGGTTCTGTCCTCAACTTGGAAGCTCATTTATGATACAAGCTTGGCAGGTGGGCTGGGGTGATAGCCAAGAAAACCACATTTGGGCCTTAGGTTTATGCTctggagtggggaagggaagatGCCAGGAAACTGGCTGTGTCCTAACAAACTCCCCCCAGTAACAGCCAATCCGCTGGAACAGCCCTGCAGAATTCCCTGGATCTCTATGGGGCACGAGGCAGCTGATCCAGGGAGCCACGCCCCACTAGAAGGGGTTTGCTGATTGGACTCTTCTCCGATGAATAATTCCCAGAATCCTCCGGCGGATCTGCTTGGTTTTCAAGCTGTCGATGATGGGGTTCAGGACGCGGTGGGGaagaggggcaccagcaggtaGGCATCGGCCAGGAGCGTTTGCGTGAGGTGGGACAGGTGCCTCCCAAACCTGTGTAGGACGGACAACCCAATGAGTGGGATGTAGATGGTGCAGCAGGTGTGAGAGATGCAGGTGCTGAATGCCTTGAGGTGCTCTTCCCAGGAGGCAGTGCTCAGGACGGCCTTCAGGATCATGACATATGATGGGTGGATGGACAAGGAATCCAATCCCTTGGTCAGTACCGTGGCAGTCAGACCGTACAAGTTGACCTGTTGACCTGTTTTGTCCCCATGGGCCAACCTCCGCACATCCGAGTGCAGGCAGAAGGGAAGCCTTTTAATGAGGAAGACAACTGGCAGCATCACACAGACTGCCCGCAATAGAATCGCCGCCCCTGCCTTTGTGCTCCTGGCATTTGTCAAGACGGAGGCATATCTCGGAGGGTTGCATATGGCCACAAAGCAGTCAAACCCCTTGGCGACCCAGGACCCCAGACTCCGCGGTGGAGAAGGCTGGATGAAGTACATCTGGGTAACGCAGGCATTGAAATGGATGGAGCTGGAATCCAAGCAGAAGTTGCTCAGCATGGTGGGCAAGGTGGAGACAGATAAGCCCAAATCTGCCAATGCCAGCGTCGAAAGGAAATAGAACATTGGGATGAGGAGACTGTGGTCCAGCCATATGACAGAGAGCATTATGTAGTTCACTGAGCACAGAGGGAAAGCCATCCAATAATAGACATGCTGCAACGCTGGAATTCCTGTGAGGATTAAGGCCAAGTGGCTGAAGCCAGTCTGACTCATCGCTGATGTCTCATGCATTCAGTGTCCTCTGTAGGTCCAA
The Emys orbicularis isolate rEmyOrb1 chromosome 1, rEmyOrb1.hap1, whole genome shotgun sequence DNA segment above includes these coding regions:
- the LOC135875771 gene encoding olfactory receptor 51L1-like, whose amino-acid sequence is MAFPLCSVNYIMLSVIWLDHSLLIPMFYFLSTLALADLGLSVSTLPTMLSNFCLDSSSIHFNACVTQMYFIQPSPPRSLGSWVAKGFDCFVAICNPPRYASVLTNARSTKAGAAILLRAVCVMLPVVFLIKRLPFCLHSDVRRLAHGDKTGQQVNLYGLTATVLTKGLDSLSIHPSYVMILKAVLSTASWEEHLKAFSTCISHTCCTIYIPLIGLSVLHRFGRHLSHLTQTLLADAYLLVPLFPTAS